TTCTTGTCCAGCTTTGGCTCAGTCTCGGCACCGGATTTCTGGCATTCATCGCCGGGCTGCAGACGGTCGACAAGACGTTGTATGAAGCGGGAGCTGTCGATGGCGTTAGAAATCGTTGGCAGGAGTTGTGGTATATTACGCTGCCTTCCATGAAGCCGATGCTCATGTTTGGGGCCGTTATCCAGCTTACCGCATCGCTCGCGGTGGCGGACGTTTCGATTTACATTGCCGGTTTTCCGAGCGTCAACTATGCAGCCGAAACGATCGTCACGCACTTGATAGACTTCGGTACGATCCGCTTCGAGATGGGCTATGCGTCCGCCATCGCAACCGTCCTGTTCATTCTGATGGTTGGAACGAATCTAATCGTGCAACGACTGCTGCGGAAGGTGGGGAACTAAATATGAAACTTGCGATCCCGCTGCGCAAAGAACGCATCAATCGCTCCTTCCTGGGAAACCTCTCCCTGTTTGTCTTTCTGGCGATTGTCGGCGTCTTTATGGCCCTGCCGCTCGTCTACGCGATTAACGCGGCGTTTAAACCGCTCGACGAGATTTTCCTGTTTCCGCCGACGCTGTTCGTCCGGCATCCGACCCTCGATAACTTCGCCGATTTGCTGACGCTCTTGGGCCAGTCGTGGGTGCCGTTTTCCCGCTATATTTTCAATACCGTGTTCATA
This portion of the Bacilli bacterium genome encodes:
- a CDS encoding sugar ABC transporter permease, which produces LVQLWLSLGTGFLAFIAGLQTVDKTLYEAGAVDGVRNRWQELWYITLPSMKPMLMFGAVIQLTASLAVADVSIYIAGFPSVNYAAETIVTHLIDFGTIRFEMGYASAIATVLFILMVGTNLIVQRLLRKVGN